A part of Aquibium oceanicum genomic DNA contains:
- the rfbB gene encoding dTDP-glucose 4,6-dehydratase: MRILVTGGAGFIGSAVCRLLARNPDNRVVNVDKLTYAGNLASLREIDNSPNYRFVKADICDDAAILDIMKAEEIGTVMHLAAESHVDRSIDGPGAFIETNVVGTFRMLNAALAYWKGLSSGAQEQFRFHHISTDEVFGDLPFDSGIFTEETPYAPSSPYSASKAASDHFARAWHETYGLPVVLSNCSNNYGPYHFPEKLIPLVILNALDERPLPVYGNGANVRDWLYVEDHARALELVATTGVVGESYNIGGHAERTNLEVVQAICDILDAKRPRKRGASYRDLITFVTDRPGHDRRYAIDSSKIERELGWQRQESFDTGLARTIDWYLDNEWWWGPIRSDRYSGERLGVTKIGAA, translated from the coding sequence GTGCGAATTCTCGTCACCGGTGGTGCCGGCTTCATCGGATCGGCCGTATGCCGGTTGCTGGCCCGCAACCCCGACAATAGGGTGGTCAACGTCGACAAGCTGACCTATGCCGGGAACCTGGCGTCGCTGCGCGAGATCGACAATTCACCCAACTACCGCTTCGTGAAAGCCGATATCTGCGACGATGCCGCGATACTCGACATCATGAAGGCCGAAGAGATCGGGACCGTCATGCACCTCGCGGCGGAAAGCCACGTGGACCGGTCGATCGACGGGCCCGGCGCATTCATCGAGACGAACGTGGTCGGGACATTCCGCATGCTCAATGCAGCCCTTGCCTACTGGAAGGGGCTCTCGTCGGGCGCGCAGGAGCAGTTTCGCTTCCATCACATCTCGACCGACGAAGTCTTTGGCGATCTCCCGTTCGATTCCGGCATCTTCACGGAAGAGACGCCCTATGCGCCGTCCTCTCCCTATTCGGCTTCGAAGGCCGCGTCCGACCACTTCGCGCGAGCCTGGCACGAGACCTATGGGCTGCCGGTGGTGCTGTCGAACTGCTCCAACAATTACGGCCCTTACCACTTCCCCGAAAAGCTCATTCCGCTCGTCATCCTCAATGCGCTCGACGAGCGGCCGCTCCCGGTCTACGGCAATGGCGCCAACGTGCGCGACTGGCTCTACGTGGAAGACCATGCGCGCGCCCTCGAACTGGTTGCGACCACGGGCGTCGTCGGCGAGAGCTACAATATCGGCGGGCACGCCGAGCGCACCAACTTGGAAGTCGTCCAGGCGATCTGCGACATTCTCGACGCGAAACGTCCTCGCAAGCGCGGTGCGAGCTATCGCGACCTCATCACCTTCGTGACGGATCGGCCAGGACATGACCGCCGCTACGCCATCGATTCGTCCAAGATCGAGCGTGAACTCGGCTGGCAGCGCCAGGAGAGTTTCGACACCGGACTGGCACGCACGATCGACTGGTATCTCGACAATGAATGGTGGTGGGGACCGATCCGGTCTGACCGCTACTCCGGCGAACGGCTTGGGGTGACCAAGATAGGCGCAGCATGA
- the rfbD gene encoding dTDP-4-dehydrorhamnose reductase, with translation MRILVTGSQGQVVSSLVEAAAGRSGIEVVAIGRPELDLADPASVHAAIAAARPDVVVSAAAYTAVDQAEDEPEIAAAINERGAGAVAEAAAKIGAPVIHLSTDYVFSGDGDRPYREDDPTGPVGVYGATKLAGEKAVAAATPRHLILRTAWVYSVYGKNFVKTMLRVAADRDSLTVVADQWGNPTSAHDIADAILTAAERLRSDAAPFGTYHLAGTGDTHWAGFAAHVLDTSRTLGGPWAEVRGITTAEYPTKARRPANSRLSTDRFRDAFGWVAPDWRESSRIVVERLLA, from the coding sequence ATGAGGATTCTCGTCACCGGCAGCCAGGGACAGGTCGTAAGCAGCCTCGTCGAGGCGGCGGCGGGTCGCTCTGGTATCGAGGTCGTCGCAATTGGCCGGCCTGAACTGGACCTTGCCGACCCGGCGAGCGTGCATGCGGCGATTGCCGCGGCGAGGCCCGACGTGGTGGTCTCCGCCGCGGCCTATACGGCGGTCGACCAGGCCGAGGACGAGCCCGAGATCGCCGCGGCGATCAACGAGCGCGGGGCCGGCGCGGTGGCCGAGGCGGCCGCGAAGATCGGCGCGCCCGTCATCCACCTTTCGACCGACTACGTCTTTTCAGGCGATGGCGATCGCCCCTATCGCGAAGACGATCCGACCGGCCCGGTCGGCGTCTACGGAGCGACCAAGCTGGCGGGCGAAAAAGCGGTCGCGGCCGCAACCCCCCGCCATCTGATCCTGCGGACCGCCTGGGTCTACAGCGTCTACGGGAAGAATTTCGTGAAGACGATGCTGCGGGTCGCCGCCGACCGTGACAGCCTCACCGTCGTGGCGGATCAATGGGGAAACCCGACCTCCGCGCACGACATCGCCGATGCTATCCTCACCGCCGCAGAACGTCTTCGAAGCGACGCGGCGCCGTTTGGCACCTATCATCTGGCCGGTACGGGCGACACCCACTGGGCCGGGTTCGCGGCTCATGTTCTGGACACCAGCCGCACCCTCGGGGGCCCATGGGCCGAGGTTCGCGGGATAACGACGGCGGAGTATCCAACCAAGGCACGACGTCCAGCCAATTCCAGGCTCTCGACCGATCGCTTCCGGGATGCCTTCGGATGGGTGGCGCCCGACTGGCGTGAATCGAGCCGGATCGTGGTGGAACGTCTCTTGGCATAA